TGATTATCCGCATGTCATGGTGGTGGTCGTGGCCGAGGACAGCGAGTTCGCCTTTATCCGCGCGGCGATCAAGCAGGGGGCCAATTCGGTCTGCATGATGAGCCAGATCCTGACCAGCCTGCCGAAGATCTTGGGCAAGCTGGTGGAAGGGCATTCGATCGTGCCCACGGATATTCTCAAGCGGCTGACTTCGGAAAACACCGATGCGCTGTCGCGGCGTGAGCATGAGATATTGGCGCTGCTGGTGGATGGCCTGACCAATTTCCAGATTTCCGCGCGGCTGGGCCTGAGCGAGAACACGGTGAAATATTACCTCAAGGCGATTTACCAGAAGCTCGACGTGAATTCGCGCGGGGCGGCGATTGCCAAGTATGTGGCCGGGAATTACTGAGCCTGCGCAG
Above is a genomic segment from Roseovarius bejariae containing:
- a CDS encoding LuxR family transcriptional regulator, coding for MTAAPVDSATRDAPQVIVADRQVIVCQGIGSLVSQIPEVTLGAFATDKASLKTLLSGAPERSILILGVRLADGDLTQVLEMVRRDYPHVMVVVVAEDSEFAFIRAAIKQGANSVCMMSQILTSLPKILGKLVEGHSIVPTDILKRLTSENTDALSRREHEILALLVDGLTNFQISARLGLSENTVKYYLKAIYQKLDVNSRGAAIAKYVAGNY